From one Cupriavidus sp. P-10 genomic stretch:
- a CDS encoding universal stress protein encodes MFTHLLVPTDGSARAEAMVARAMAFASRIGARATGLHVIPEYHVMTYRLTSLQDTKESFAAEAARHADTFLAAVTRAASQAGVPCDTVTATDDHPWQAIVQCAEQRGCDLIVMSSHGRRGLQALLIGSETQKVLTHSTIPVLVLR; translated from the coding sequence ATGTTCACGCACCTCCTTGTGCCCACCGACGGCTCCGCACGTGCCGAAGCGATGGTGGCCCGCGCCATGGCCTTCGCCAGCCGCATCGGCGCCCGCGCGACCGGCCTGCATGTGATTCCCGAGTACCACGTCATGACATACCGGCTGACCAGCCTGCAGGACACCAAGGAGTCCTTCGCGGCAGAGGCCGCACGCCATGCCGATACCTTCCTGGCCGCGGTCACGCGTGCGGCCAGCCAGGCCGGCGTGCCATGCGACACCGTCACCGCCACCGACGATCACCCCTGGCAGGCCATCGTCCAGTGCGCCGAACAGCGCGGCTGCGACCTCATCGTGATGTCGTCGCACGGGCGGCGCGGATTGCAGGCCTTGCTGATCGGCAGTGAAACGCAAAAAGTCCTGACGCACAGCACGATCCCGGTGCTGGTCCTGCGCTAG